The Kocuria flava nucleotide sequence CACGGCACCGCCCCGGCGCCCGCCGCGGGCGCCCGACGACCCCGGAGGTCCCCGGATGGGCACGGCCCTGTTCCTGGTGGGCGTGGTGCTGGCCGCCGTGGCCATCGCCGCCTCGATCGCGCTGCACGAGCTCGGCCACCTGGTGCCCGCCAAGCTGTTCGGGGTGCGCGTGACCCAGTACATGGTCGGCTTCGGGCGCACCCTCGTGTCCGTCCGGCGCGGGGAGACCGAGTACGGTCTCAAGGCCGTCCCGCTGGGCGGCTACGTCGCGATGGCCGGGATGTACCCGCCGGCCGCGGACGGCGCCCCTGCCGTCGCCTCCCGCACCGGCTTCCTGCAGCAGCTCGCGGCGCAGGCCCGCACCGCGGACGAGGAGCGCACCGGCCCCGCGGGGGACGGCCGCGAGTTCCACCGCCTGCCCGTGTGGCAGCGGGTCGTGATCATGCTGGGCGGGCCCGTGATGAACCTGCTGCTGGGCACCCTGTGCCTGACCGTGCTGCTCACCGGCTTCGGCACCCCCACCCCGACCACCACGGTCGCGTGGGTCGCCGAGTGCGTGGTGCCCGCCGAGCAGCAGGCCGCCGGGCGCACCGAGTGCGGCCCCGGGGACCCGCCGGCCCCCGCCAACGCCGCCGGGCTGCGCCCGGGTGACGTCGTGACCGCCGTCGACGGCGCGCCGGTGGGCTCGTGGACCGAGCTCACCGAGCGGATCCGGGACCGGGCGGGGAGCCCGACCACCGTGGTCCTCGAGCGCGGGGACCGCACCGTCACGGCCGAGCTCACCCCCGTGGCCACCTCCCGGCCGGTCCTGGACGCCACCGGCGCCGCGGTGACCGGGGAGGACGGGCAGCCGCGCTACGAGGACGCCGGGTTCATCGGCATCAGCCCCACCAGCGAGCCCGTCCGGCAGCCGGTCGGGGAGGTCCCGGGCGCGGTCGCCGAGGCGCTGGGCCGGATCGCCGGGGTGGTCCTGCACCTGCCCGAGCGGGTGGTCGAGGTGGGCCGCGCCGCCTTCGGGGACGCCCCCCGGGACCCGGACGGGCCGATCTCCGTGGTCGGGGTCGGCCGCATCTCCGGGGAGATCGCCGCCCACGAGGAGATCGCGCTGCGGGACAAGGCGGCCTCGCTGGTCGGGCTGGTCGGCTCCGTGAACCTGGCCCTGTTCGTCTTCAACCTGCTGCCGCTGCTGCCCCTCGACGGCGGGCACATCGCCGGGGCCCTGTGGGAGCAGCTGCGCCGCGGCAGCGCCCGCGTGCTCGGCCGCGCGGACCCCGGGCCCTTCGACCCGGCCCGCCTGCTGCCCCTCACCTGGACCGTGGCCGCCCTGATGATCGGGGTCTCGGGGCTGCTGGTCTACGCCGACGTCGTGGCCCCGGTGCAGCTGTTCTGAGCGCCCCGGGTGGGGCGGGCACGGGGTCGGGGTCGTCACACCGTCCACCGCCCCCGGGGACCCATGGGGCACAATGGAGGACGACGACGGGCCCGCCTGCGGGCCCCGCTGCCACCGCTCGACGTCCCCGCCCTCGACCTCTCGGAGGAACTCCTTGACCCCGGTCAGCCTCGGCATGCCCGCCGCGCCCCAGCCCGTCCTCGCCCCCCGCCGGAA carries:
- a CDS encoding M50 family metallopeptidase: MGTALFLVGVVLAAVAIAASIALHELGHLVPAKLFGVRVTQYMVGFGRTLVSVRRGETEYGLKAVPLGGYVAMAGMYPPAADGAPAVASRTGFLQQLAAQARTADEERTGPAGDGREFHRLPVWQRVVIMLGGPVMNLLLGTLCLTVLLTGFGTPTPTTTVAWVAECVVPAEQQAAGRTECGPGDPPAPANAAGLRPGDVVTAVDGAPVGSWTELTERIRDRAGSPTTVVLERGDRTVTAELTPVATSRPVLDATGAAVTGEDGQPRYEDAGFIGISPTSEPVRQPVGEVPGAVAEALGRIAGVVLHLPERVVEVGRAAFGDAPRDPDGPISVVGVGRISGEIAAHEEIALRDKAASLVGLVGSVNLALFVFNLLPLLPLDGGHIAGALWEQLRRGSARVLGRADPGPFDPARLLPLTWTVAALMIGVSGLLVYADVVAPVQLF